The proteins below come from a single Deinococcus seoulensis genomic window:
- a CDS encoding sensor histidine kinase, with amino-acid sequence MRLTLRARLALWAALATGLAVALVAGGLFWAVNGFLRQAQEQRLLSVVGAVQGRVESLLRSPGDGDDLLGSLLGVATVSQVDLERIADDVDRRGVEVRVVAPQPGGRGAARSLASVGTQSFPQDVPLDLRAGPGAYLSRDGEHLILVRGLPGRNVQLQVAVDARALTDARRAFGQALTVLLPLALLFSLLVGWVVAGRLLRPVRTLENAARAVGEGGDLRRPLPGAGRGDELARLALTMQEAFTRLADARDREQGFLRAAAHDLRSPLAALTARVEGTLARDRDAGRYRADLREIGTDITRLSTLANHLLLLARDPGAVQRAPVPLLDLAADAVDRARELDPLADVDLAGSGPVTVPGDRVLLGQAIWNLTTNAVRHAPQATVTVTVRAVPGGAAVTVRDDGPGVDAATLARLGEAFYRPDASRAADASGVGGHGLGLALARHVATLHGGTLDLDSAPGRGFTATLHLPG; translated from the coding sequence GTGCGGCTGACGTTGCGGGCGCGGCTGGCCTTGTGGGCGGCCCTGGCGACCGGGCTGGCCGTGGCGCTGGTTGCCGGCGGGTTGTTCTGGGCGGTGAACGGGTTCCTGCGGCAGGCGCAGGAGCAGCGGCTGCTGAGCGTGGTGGGGGCCGTGCAGGGCCGCGTGGAGAGCCTGCTGCGGTCCCCCGGTGACGGTGACGACCTGCTCGGGTCGCTGCTGGGCGTGGCGACCGTGTCGCAGGTAGACCTGGAACGCATTGCCGATGACGTGGACCGCCGGGGCGTGGAGGTCCGGGTGGTGGCCCCGCAGCCGGGCGGGCGCGGCGCGGCGCGGTCACTGGCGTCGGTGGGCACGCAGTCGTTCCCGCAGGACGTGCCGCTGGACCTGCGGGCCGGGCCGGGCGCGTACCTCAGCCGGGACGGCGAGCACCTGATCCTGGTGCGCGGCCTGCCGGGACGGAACGTGCAGTTGCAGGTGGCCGTGGACGCCCGCGCCCTGACCGACGCGCGCCGGGCGTTCGGGCAGGCGCTGACGGTGCTGCTGCCGCTGGCACTGCTGTTCTCGCTGCTGGTCGGGTGGGTGGTGGCGGGGCGGCTGCTGCGGCCGGTGCGGACGCTGGAGAACGCGGCGCGGGCGGTGGGGGAGGGCGGGGACCTGCGCCGTCCGCTGCCCGGCGCGGGGCGCGGGGACGAACTGGCGCGGCTGGCGCTGACCATGCAGGAGGCGTTCACGCGACTGGCGGATGCCCGCGACCGCGAGCAGGGGTTCCTGCGGGCGGCCGCGCACGACCTGCGCTCGCCGCTGGCGGCCCTGACCGCGCGCGTGGAGGGCACCCTGGCCCGCGACCGGGACGCCGGGCGGTACCGCGCGGACCTGCGTGAGATCGGGACGGACATCACGCGGCTGTCCACGCTGGCCAACCACCTGCTGCTGCTGGCCCGCGATCCGGGGGCGGTGCAGCGGGCGCCGGTGCCGCTGCTGGACCTCGCGGCGGACGCCGTGGACCGCGCCCGCGAACTGGACCCGCTGGCCGACGTGGACCTCGCGGGCAGCGGGCCGGTCACGGTGCCGGGCGACCGGGTGCTGCTGGGGCAGGCCATCTGGAACCTGACCACCAACGCCGTGCGGCACGCGCCGCAGGCGACCGTGACCGTGACCGTGCGGGCCGTACCGGGCGGCGCGGCCGTCACCGTGCGCGACGACGGCCCCGGCGTGGACGCCGCGACCCTGGCGCGGCTGGGCGAGGCCTTCTACCGTCCGGATGCCAGCCGCGCGGCCGACGCGTCCGGGGTGGGCGGGCACGGGCTGGGGCTGGCGCTGGCGCGGCACGTGGCGACGCTGCACGGCGGCACGCTGGACCTGGACAGCGCGCCGGGGCGGGGGTTCACGGCCACGCTGCACCTGCCCGGCTGA
- a CDS encoding NTP transferase domain-containing protein, translated as MTKADATRWSAVVLGGGDPGDPFAAAHGVKVKPLIPVAGEPMALHVLRALRGSERVARVAYVGPITPALEAFVDARVTDHGTLLSNLEAGVEALRAAGLQPGERVLVVTADVPMLRPDEIRSVLDSAPLDAGLVYPVVRREVCEAAYPGVKRTYARLKDGTFTGGNLFILDPALIGQFLPRLRDVLAARKAPLKLAGLIGPGVLLRLVTGRLTVAALEAKVSALLGVKARALITPHAAVGTDVDKDADLLLAEAALKGAPLS; from the coding sequence ATGACAAAGGCGGATGCAACGCGCTGGAGCGCCGTGGTCCTGGGCGGCGGTGATCCGGGCGATCCCTTTGCGGCGGCGCACGGCGTGAAGGTCAAACCCCTGATTCCCGTGGCGGGCGAACCCATGGCCCTGCATGTCCTGCGTGCCCTGCGCGGCAGTGAGCGCGTGGCGCGCGTGGCGTACGTGGGTCCCATCACCCCGGCCCTGGAGGCGTTCGTGGACGCCCGCGTGACCGATCACGGCACGCTGCTCAGCAACCTGGAGGCGGGCGTGGAGGCCCTGCGCGCCGCCGGGTTGCAGCCGGGCGAGCGGGTGCTGGTCGTCACGGCCGACGTGCCCATGCTGCGGCCCGACGAGATTCGCAGCGTGCTGGACAGCGCCCCGCTGGACGCTGGTCTGGTATACCCGGTCGTGCGGCGCGAGGTCTGCGAGGCCGCGTACCCCGGCGTGAAACGCACCTACGCGCGCCTGAAGGACGGCACGTTCACGGGCGGGAACCTGTTCATCCTGGACCCGGCGCTGATCGGGCAGTTCCTGCCGAGGCTGCGCGATGTCCTCGCGGCCCGCAAGGCCCCGCTGAAACTCGCGGGCCTGATCGGGCCGGGCGTGCTGCTGCGCCTCGTGACGGGCCGCCTGACCGTCGCGGCGCTGGAGGCGAAGGTCTCGGCGCTGCTGGGCGTGAAGGCCCGCGCCCTGATCACCCCGCACGCCGCCGTGGGGACCGACGTGGACAAGGACGCCGATCTGCTGCTGGCCGAGGCGGCCCTGAAGGGTGCGCCGCTGTCCTGA
- a CDS encoding ferredoxin yields MPHVIVSPCIGVKDQACTEVCPVECIYDGGDQFLIHPDECIDCGACVPACPVSAIFPEEDVPGGEEDFIVKNRVHFGL; encoded by the coding sequence ATGCCTCACGTGATCGTAAGCCCCTGCATTGGCGTCAAGGACCAGGCCTGCACCGAAGTCTGCCCGGTGGAATGTATCTACGACGGCGGCGACCAGTTCCTGATCCACCCCGACGAGTGCATCGACTGCGGCGCGTGCGTGCCCGCCTGCCCCGTCAGCGCCATCTTCCCCGAAGAGGACGTCCCCGGCGGCGAGGAAGATTTCATCGTCAAGAACCGCGTCCACTTCGGCCTGTAA
- a CDS encoding magnesium transporter CorA family protein — MLTYYRSIGGKLTTTDGYVDGCWINAADPTTEELGRISRETGLDLDYLSYPLDPDERSRFEREDGQLLIIMQTSYRLPEESDIPYDTVPLGILHTDHCVVTVCALPENPVVKDVVSGLVRRVSTSKKNRLTLQLFLRNAQRFLIDVRQINKRVDAIEDKLENSQQNRELLNLLKLEKSLVYFMTGLKANEAMMERVKRDRIFEMYEEDSDLLDDVLIENLQAIEMASIASNILTSMAGAFASVISNNVNQVVKVLTVTTILVAIPTLVTSIFGMNVPIPFQNNPEGIWIVLGLAVALAVAVAGVFYRLRVL; from the coding sequence ATGCTGACGTACTACCGCAGCATCGGCGGGAAACTCACCACCACTGACGGGTACGTCGACGGCTGCTGGATCAACGCCGCCGACCCCACCACCGAGGAACTCGGCCGCATCAGCCGCGAAACCGGACTGGACCTCGACTACCTGTCCTACCCCCTCGACCCGGACGAACGCTCCCGCTTCGAACGCGAGGACGGGCAACTGCTGATCATCATGCAGACCAGTTACCGCCTGCCCGAGGAGAGCGACATCCCCTACGACACGGTGCCGCTGGGCATCCTGCACACCGATCACTGCGTGGTCACCGTGTGCGCCCTGCCGGAAAACCCGGTCGTGAAGGACGTCGTCAGCGGCCTCGTGCGGCGCGTCAGTACCAGCAAGAAGAACCGCCTGACCCTGCAACTGTTCCTGCGCAACGCCCAGCGCTTTCTCATCGATGTGCGGCAGATCAACAAGCGCGTGGACGCCATCGAGGACAAACTGGAGAACAGCCAGCAGAACCGCGAACTGCTGAACCTCCTGAAACTCGAGAAGAGCCTCGTGTACTTCATGACCGGCCTGAAAGCCAACGAGGCCATGATGGAACGCGTCAAACGCGACCGCATCTTCGAGATGTACGAGGAAGACAGCGACCTGCTCGACGACGTGCTGATCGAGAACCTCCAGGCGATCGAGATGGCCAGCATCGCCAGCAACATCCTGACCAGCATGGCCGGCGCGTTCGCCAGCGTGATCAGCAACAACGTCAACCAGGTCGTGAAGGTCCTGACCGTCACCACCATCCTGGTCGCCATTCCGACCCTGGTGACCAGCATCTTCGGCATGAACGTGCCCATCCCGTTCCAGAACAACCCG